A region of the Nocardia nova SH22a genome:
GCTGCGGATCGCCGACGATCTGGCCTACGGCTGCGGCGTCTGGTCCGCGAGCCTGCGCTCCCGGAAGCTGGAACCCCTACTGCCCCAGCTGATCCGGAACGGAGGGACCGATGCGACTGGCTGACCTCACCTCCGCCGACCTCACCACCCCACTCCTGCTGGCGATCCCGCTCGGCGCCACCGAACAGCACGGCCCGCACCTGCCACTGGGCACCGACACCGCCGTCGCGGTCGAACTGTGCGAACGCCTCGCCGACGCCCGTCCCGATATCGTTGTGGCCCCGGCAATTCCGTATGGATCGAGCGGCGAGCACGCGGGCTTCCCCGGCACCCTGTCCATCGGCCACGCCGCCCTCGAACTGGTGATCCTCGAATTGGTCCGCTCCGCAGACGAATTCGCCGGAGTCATCCTGGTCAACGGCCACGGCGGCAACCTGGAACCCCTCCGAGCAGCCTGCCGACGCCTGACCACCGAGGGCCGCGCCCCCCTACTGTGGTCCCCCACCGGCCCCGCCGACGACACCCACGCAGGACACACCGAAACCTCGGTCATGCTGACCCTGCACCCCGACCTGGTAGCAACAGACCGCGCCGAACCCGGCAACACCCAGCACCTACGAGATCTGATGCCGCAGTTACGATCCGGCGGAGTAAAAGCCGTCAGCGACAACGGCATACTCGGCAACCCGACCACCGCCACAGCAGAAAATGGCACGTCGATACTCGACCGCTGGACCACCGCCCTGCTCACCGCCGTCACCGAAAGATTCCCCGACAATCACCCCAGCGACGAGGGCCCGAGCAAGGCCTGGCCCCTTACTGATCGACGCGATCAATAACCCTGCGCTCGAAGCCATTCGGCAGCAATGCTGACATCATCAGCCGTGATCGCGTGCCCTATGGGTAACAGTCTGCGCGTCACCGACGCGCCCGCATCACGCAGCCGTTCGGCCAGGAGCGCACCGTCTCCCGGCGACCTACGATCGTCTCCCGCACCGTCGACTATCAACACCGGCATCCCGTCCAAGCTCCTCGTCGCATCATCGGTGAACGGCGACAGCGAGCGGAACAGGATCGCCCCCGCGAACAGATCAGGACGGGTCATCAGCAAGGCCACGGCCATGATCGCGCCGTTGGAGAATCCGACAACCATCGGATGTCGGATGAAATTATTTCCAGCACAGAATGTTTCGATGAATTCTGCCAACACAGGGACCCTGGCAGCAAGATCCGCCTCGTCCACGCGACGATCCGGAAATCGGCGGAAGAACGCATACCCACCGCCTATCTCGACCGTTCCACGAATGCCGAGTTTCGATGCTCCCGGCGATAATTCGTCGGCCAACGGCATGAGATCGGATTCGGAGCCGTACGTCCCGTGCAACAGCACGAGGGGCAGCGCCGCGGGATCGGCACCCGCTGTGAAGCGATGGACTGGCTGTGGCATCGGAAGCACCTCCGGACGACAAGAACCATACAACCGCGAGTCCGCCGACACCGTCGCCGTGGCCACGCCCGAAATGGTCCGGACACATCTGGATGCGATCTGTGATCTCTATGTCGCCACGTTCTCGGCGCCCCCGTTCGTGTGGCCCGAGGGAGCCGACTGCTCGAGGTGTTGCTGGGGAGCCGGTCGGAGGAGCGGGCGACCTTGGCGGTGCAGCCGCAAGCGGCCGAGACTCACGCCTTCTACGCGGCGGTCGGCGGATGGGTCCTCCTCGGCCGCCAGCACGTACCCGGCTTCGGCTACACGAACGACTGGTTCGACATCTATGTCGAAGACCTTGGCGTGAAGTCGAATCCGTAGGCCTTCGGTTCTTCGTCGAGCACTCGGACCGGAGCCGTGGTGCGCCACCGGTGCAAGCCGTCGCGAGCGACCATGATGCGTTCGGTGAAATCAAGCTGCTGGTAGGTGAATTCGGGACACGGTCACGCCGAGTAGGGCCGCGACGAGGCAGGCCGCGGAGCCCGTGATCCACACGGGCGTGTAGGAACCGTCGAGGTCGCGGATCAGGCCGCCGAGCAGGCCCATCGACCCTGCGCCGAGTTGGTGGAAGACGTTCACCCAGCCGAAGGCGGGCGCGCCGTTGTCGGCGAAGTAGTGGCGGCACAGGGCCAAAGTGGGGGGCACGGTGGCGACGTCGAGGATTCCGAAGGCGACGGCGAAGGTGATCAGGCTGGGGTTCAGGTTGCTGGCGAACAGGATCGGCAGGAGGGCCAGGGCGGCGCCGCGGCCGAGGAAGAACAGCGCGAGCAGGATTCGGGGTTCGATGCGGTCGCTGAGCCAGCCCGCGCCGACGGTGCCGATGATGTTGGTGAGGCCGATGATCGCGAGCAGACCGGACGCGGTCGTGGCGGCCATGCCGTGGTCGTGTGCCGCGGGGGTGAAGTGGCTCCACATCAGGCCGTTGGTGGTGGCTCCGCACAGTGCGAACATCGATGCGAGCAGCCAGAACCGCTTGTCGCGCAACAGCATCAGCAGCACCGCGACGGTGCGCCGGAACGGGTTGCCGACGCGGTGTTCCGGCGGCACAGCGCCGTCGTCACCGCCGTCCGTCGCGCCGTACCGGAGCACGCCGATCGCATGCGGGCTGTCCTTCAGGAATACCGGCACGCAGATCAGTGCGACCATCGCCAGCGCACCGCACACGAGTGCGGGCCCCCGCCAGCCGGTGTGCGACAAGACCACCGACAGCAGTGGGAGCATCGCGAACTGACCGGCGACCCCGGCGGCGGTCAGCAGACCGGTCGCGAGACCGATCTTCGAGCGGAACCAGCGAGTCGCGACCATGGCACCGAAAACCATTGTGATGGAACCGGTTCCGACACCGACCAGCAGACCCCACCACAGCACGAAGAAGAACTCGCCGGGCATCACGGTCGTCACCAGCAGCGACCCCGCCACCAGCAGCCCCAGCGCCGCGACGGTGACGCGTCGCAGACCGTGGCGATCCATCGCGGCGGCCGCGAACGGCGCGACCGCCCCGTACAGGACCATATTGATGCCCACGCCGACGCCGATGGCGGTGCGGCTCCACCCCTTCGAATCGACCAGCGGCTGGGTGACCAGACCGGCCATCGTCGTGAACGATCCGGCGGCGATCAGGGCGAGGGCGGCGACGATCACCATCGTCCACGCGGGATGGAAAAGCCGCCGCGCGGTGTCGCCGGGATCGATGCGACGGTCGCAGATGGTCACCGCGGTACTCCTTCGGGTCGTGTGCACCGGAACGGCCGGTGGTCTCACCTCCGGTCTAGCAACTCGGGGACGTTTTCGGGAGTATGCACATTTTCGTCCATATGGTCGAACTGGATACTATTGGGGACAATCGCGTCAGCTGGCAGGAGATGGTGATGACATCCGAGGTCGAGGAGATTCGGGGATCGGTGCGGCGGGCGATGGAGGTGTGCCCGGTCGAGGTCGCGGTGGCCGTTCTGGGTGGTTCCTGGAAGATGACGGTCGTCAAACATCTGCTCGACGGTCCGCTGCGCTACGGCGAGCTGCGTCGCCGCGTCGGTGAGGTCACTCCCCGCGTGCTGACCCGGCAGCTCCGCGAACTCGAGCAGGACGGGATCGTGTCCCGGCGGTCCTATCCCGAGGTCCCGCCGCGGGTCGAATATTCGCTGACTCCAATGGGTTCGGGCCTGCGGGACTTCGTGGCCGAGCTGGATCGCTGGGGCGACGCGTACGTTCGCGGCCTCGAAGCGCACTCGGTTTCCGATGCGGCGGGGATCGGCGACTGACGGAGAGCAGCCCCGCACCGGGCACGCGGGTCTTCGCAACCGTCCTGTCGTCATCCGATGCTCGATATCCGGAGCACGTCCGAACCGATACCATTTGTGCGGACGTGGGCGTAGAGTCCGTGACTCGCTGACCGAAGACACGGGAGGGGCCCGGAATGGTTCGATCGAAAATGATCCGTACCTGGGGAAATGCCGCCGCCAGCATCGTCGCGATGACGGCATTGGTGATCGGAGCGACCGGTTGCGGCTCGGCGGACCCGGCGCCGCCCGCCCCACAGCTCAATGCCCACTGCGACCAGCCCGGCGCCACCGGCAAGCTGGCCGACGGCCCCACCGCTTACGACGGCCGTACCGTCTACTGCACACCGGTCGAGGGCACCGACACCCACGTCTGGGCCTACACCCGCGGCCCGCTCCAGCACGACCCGAACGCCCGCGGATACACCTGCGACGACAAGGACTGCCATTTCCCCGACGGCGGGCCCGTTCCCGGTTACCAGCGCTGCGGAATCCTGTGTGGTGAACCGCCGACCAGCGGGGATGTCCAGAGCGGCTTCGCCGACTGCTTCAACGCGGGCACTCCGTTCGAGGAGTGCGAGCGCCGGCTACAGGACGGGCACTGATCGTCGCCGCGTGAGCGTCAGGACGAATTCGCCTGGCGGCGTTCGATTTCCGCGGCGCTCCAGGCCCCGATCATGCGGGCCGTCATGTTGATGGCCTCGCGCCGCTCCTCCGGATCGACTTCCAGGGCCGACGCGCGCAGCACCGCGGAGAAGCCGGTGTTGACCAGGACGAAGGCCATGATGTCGAGTTCGTGGTCGTCGGCGGGGCCGAGGATCTGGATCAGCAGCACCTTCGCCAGCAGCCGCAGGCGTGGTTCGAATTCGGGAATCCCGCTGTTGTAGAACTGGACGCCCGCGGCCAGTGCGCGGACCAGCTTCGCATTGGCGACCAGTTCGTCGCAGATCGTGGCGAGGATGTCGGCGGTGAGTTCCTCGACCGTCTTCTCCGACAGGTTCAGGCGCTCGGTGAAGCGCCGCTCGATACCCTCCAGCAGCTGTTCGAGTAATTCCTCGACCATCACCGTGCGATCGGAGAAGTAGCGGTAGACGGTGCCGATGCTCGTGCCCGCCTCCGCCGCGATCCGGTTGGTGGAGGTGTTCTCGATTCCGCGCTCGCCGAACAGTCGCGCCGCGGTGTCGAGGATCTGCTGGCGAGTCTCCTTGGCACGCTCCTGCGTCGGGCGTCGACGCTGACCGACCGCTTTGGACGGCATCGCCTGTCCTCCTGTTCCTTCCTGTTGTCGCGGTATCACCGCTGCCGCCGGTACGCGGACCGGTTGACCATCCTAGAACCCCCGCGCCCGGCTTATCGCCTGTTCGGCGCCATGACGACACGAATTGGCCGAGTCCACAAAACTGCGACGCGCACGCTATTACGTGCGCGTCACCGCCCGCCGGATCCCGTGTCCGGTACCACCGTTAACATCCAACCGTGGCGAAACTGAAGGTCTCGGTCGACGTTCCGACCGCCCCGGATCAGGCGTGGTCGCACGCCTCGAATCTGCGCGAGCTGGATCGGTGGCTGATCATGCACGAGGCCTGGCGCGGCCGGGTACCCGACGATCTCACGCCCGGAACGGAACTGGTCGGCGTCGCCACGGTGAAGGGATTTCGCAACCGGGTGCGCTGGACGGTGCGTACCGCGGAACCGCCGCATCGGCTGGTGCTGAGCGGGGCGGGCATCGGCGGTACGAAACTCGGACTGGAACTACTGGTCGCGCCGAAGGGCCCGGGTTCGGCGGTCACCGTCGACATCGACCTCGGCGGGCGGCCACTGTTCGGGCCGATCGGCTCGGTGGTAGCGCGGGCGCTGAAGGGCGATATCGAACGCTCCCTCGACAGGTTCGTCGAGCTGTACTGCTGAGACTTCAGCGCGGTTCCAGAACGACGATGGGAATACGCCGGGTACCGGCGTGCTCTCGATAGAACTCGAAGTCCGGTGTGGCCGTGGTGAATTCCCGCCACAGCGCCGGATATTCGTCTTCGGTGGCGACCCGCGCCCGCACCGACCGCGCCATCCCGTCGATCCGGACGGTGGTCTCGGGGTGGGCGAGCAGGTTGTGGAACCACGCCGGATGTTGCGCCTGACCGGCCTTCGAGGCCGCGATCGCCACCGCGTCCCCCGCCGGTACGTATATCAGCGGTGAGGTGCGCACGATGCCGGACCTGGCGCCGGTGTGCTCGAGCAGCAGGATGCGCGCCGCCGGGCGGCCGGGCATATGCCCACCGAGCCGCCCGCCCGAGCGCCGGTACAGCCAGACGTGCACCCTCGTGGACCGCCGTCCGGCGTAGATTCCGCGCCGGTTCACGAATTGCCCGGCAGCGGACGCGATTCCCCCGATGATCGACATACCTGCCAGTACACACCCGTGTCCCGCCGGTCCACAAGGACGCGTCCATCGTTGTGCGCGGGCGCCGCACAGCTCGCCTCGACTGCAGGTGAGTAGGGCGCAACGAACCGGCAATCGCGGAGCTGTGTCCGTGAAATATCCGCATCCGAGGATTTGCACCACACCGGCAACCGCGGAGAGGACACGCACGTGCGCACACGATCGAGATGTCTCCCGGCTCGGCCGCGACCCCGGCGCGAAACGTTCACCGAACCGCCGCCGATTCCGCCCCGAACACGGTTGCGGACCGCACGCGCGGCAATATGCTTCCCATCGTGACGAATCTGCGGATCAGTGAGGCGGCCGCGCTGCTGGGGGTCAGCGACGACACGGTGCGGCGGTGGATCGACCACGGCCGGTTGCCGGAGGTCCGGCTGGACAACGGGCGCAAGGGCGTGCGCGGACAGGACCTCGCCGACGTCCTGCGCGAGCAGTACACGGCGGCAACCGAACCGGGCGTCACCGTCGCCGCGTCGGCCCGTAACCGGATGCGCGGCATCGTGACGCGCGTCGTCAAGGACACCGTGATGGCGCAGGTCGAGATGCAGGCCGGGCCGTTCCGGCTGGTGTCGCTGATCAGCCGGGAATCGGTGGACGAACTCGGTCTCGAGGTCGGCAGCGTCGCCGTCGCCTCGGTCAAGTCGACCCATGTCGTGGTCGAAATACCAGAAAGTTGACGAGAATGCGGATCTTGCGAACACTCGGTGTCACGACGGCCGTCCTGGCCGTCACCGCGAGCCTGGCCGGATGCGGCTCCGACGATTCGAAGGCCACCTCCGGTAACGGTGAAATCTCCGGTACCGTCACGGTTTTCGCGGCGGCCTCGCTCACCGAGACCTTCACGAAACTGGGCCACGACTTCGAGGCCGCCCATCCCGGCACCAAGGTGGTCTACAGCTTCGGCGCCAGTTCGGCACTGGCACAACAGATCAAGCAGGGCGCGCCCGCCGATGTCTTCGCCTCCGCCGCTCCGGCGAACATGCAACAGGTCGTCGACTCCGGTGATGTCACCGCGCATCCCGATACGTTCGTGAGCAACCGCCTGGAAATCGCTGTGCCCAAGGGCAATCCGGGCAAGATCACCGGACTGGCCGACTTCGGCAAGCCCGATCCGCGGATCGCCCTGTGTGCGGTGCAGGTGCCGTGCGGTGCGGCGGCCGAGCAGGTCTTCAAGATCTCGAATATCACTCCGCAGCCCGATACCCGCGAACAGGATGTGAAGGCCGTACTCACCAAGGTGACACTCGACGAGGTGGACGCCGCGCTCGTCTACCGCACCGATGTGCAGGCGGCTGGTGACAAGGTGGAGGGAATCGACTTCCCGGAATCGGGGAAGGTGATCAACACCTATCCGATCGCGCCGCTGGCCAAGGCTCCCAATGCCGCCGCGGCCACCGCATACGTCGACTACATCCACTCCGATCAGGCGAAGAAGGTCTTCGCCGACGCGGGATTCGACACCCCGTGAGGCCGTCCGAGGCGACGTGGTGAGAGGCGCGGCGGCGCGGCGGCGGGCGGCGACCGGGCGACGCCCGGTCGTGCTGGTGCTGCCCGCCGTCTGCGCGCTGGCCTTCCTGACCGTCCCGCTCATCGGCCTGCTGGTGCGTGCACCGTGGGCGACGCTCACCGATCGCTTGTTCAGCGCCGATGTAGGTGTGGCGCTGCGTCTTTCGCTCGTCTGCGCCACCTGCGCCACGGTGATCTGCCTGCTGCTGGGCATTCCGCTGGCCTGGTTGCTGGCCCGGGCACGGATTCCGGGACGGGCGATGATCCGGGCGCTGGTGACAGTGCCGCTCGTCCTGCCACCGGTGGTGGGCGGGGTGGCGTTGCTGCTGGTCTTCGGGCGGCGGGGCCTGCTCGGGCAGTACCTCTACGAGTGGTTCGGTATCTCGCTGCCGTTCACCACCGCCGGTGTGGTGGTGGCCGAGGCGTTCGTCGCGATGCCGTTCCTTGTCATCTCGGTCGAGGGCGCGCTGCGCGGCGCCGACACCCGCTACGAGGAGGCCGCGGCGACCCTCGGCGCCACCCCCTGGTACACCTTCCGCCGGGTGACGCTGCCCGCGATCGCGCCCGGTGTGATCGCGGGCGCCGTGCTGTGCTGGGCGCGCGCGCTCGGCGAGTTCGGCGCGACCATCACCTTCGCCGGTAACTTCCCGGGCCGCACGACGACCATGCCGCTGGCGGTCTACCTGGCACTGGAACAGGATCCGGACGCCGCGATCGTGCTGAGCCTGGTGTTGCTGGTGGTCTCGGTCGCGGTGCTGGTGTCGTTGCGGGAGCGCTGGATTCGAGGTGCGGTATGACGCTGCGAGCGGCCCTGGATGTGCGCCGCGACCGGTTCCGGCTCGATATCGAGCTCACCGCCGAACCCGGTGAGGTGGTGGCGCTGCTCGGCCCCAACGGGGCGGGCAAGACCACGGCACTGCGCGCACTGGCCGGGCTGGTGCCGCTCACCGGCGGAGGTCTCACCGTCGCCGGTGCGGTGTGGGACGAACCACCGTCGATCTTCGTCCCCGCCGAGCGGCGCCGGGTCGGTGTGGTGTTCCAGGATTATCTACTGTTCCAGCATCTTTCGGCCCTGGAGAACGTAGCCTTCGGCCTGCGGGCGCGCGGCACGCCACGCCGCGAGGCCCGGACCCGGGCCGCCGCCTGGCTGGATCGGGTCGGACTCGGCGACCACGCCCGCGCCACCCCGCGTGCCCTGTCCGGCGGGCAGGCGCAGCGGGTGGCGCTGGCACGCGCCCTGGCCACCGATCCGCAGTTGCTACTGCTCGACGAACCGCTCGCCGCGCTCGATGCCGGTACCCGCGTGCAGGTGCGGGCCGACCTGGCCCGGCACCTGCGCGATTACGAGGGCCACACGGTCGTGGTCACCCACGATCCCCTCGATGCCATGGTGCTCGCGGACCGGCTGGTCATCGTCGAGGACGGCGGGATCGTGCAGCAGGGCGCACCCACCGAGATCGCCCGCCGCCCGCGCTCGGATTTCGTCGCGAATCTGGTGGGGCTCAACCTGTTCCGTGGCGCGGCGGCCGCCACCGATGTCGAGCTCGACGGCGGTGGACGCCTGACCGTCGCCGAACCGGCCGCCGGACGGGTCTTCCTCGCCTTCGCGCCCACGGCGGTGAGCCTGTATCGCGAACAGCCCACCGGAAGTCCCCGCAACACCTGGCCGGTGACCGTCGCCGGACTCGAACAGCACGCCAATCTGACCCGTGTCCGGCTCGACGGCGCACCGCCGGTTCTCGCCGACATCACCTCGGCCGCGGTCGCCGAACTCCGGCTCGAACCGGGCATGCGCCTGTGGGCGGCGGTCAAGGCCACCGAGATCCACGTCTATCCGGCGTAACCGACACGCACCGGGTTCAGCGGCGGCGCGGGCTGGAATTCCACCGGCAGTGCCGTCAGCGAACGATGGAAAGGTCCAGGACGCCACAGCAATTCGCCCGGACAGCCCTGCAGCCGCGCGTCGGGTACGGCGTCGAGCAGCTGATCGACGGCGTCCTCCGCGATCCGGTAGGCGGCCGACTGCGCGGGGCAGCGATGCCGCCCGGCGCCGAAGGCCAGATGGGAGCGATTGCCGTTGCGCTCACCGCCACGCACCTTGGGATCGTCGTTGCACGCGGCGATGCTCACCAGCACCGGTTCGTCGGCCGGTAACCACACCCCGTCGATCAGCATCGGCTGCCGCGGATAGCGCGCGCAGTAGTTGGCCAGCGGCGGATTGTCGAACAACACCCGATCCAGCGCATCACGGGTGGACAGGCTGCCGTCGCGCAGGCCGCCGCCGACCGGCTCGTCGGTCACCAGCAGCAACAGCGCGTTGGCGATGAGATGCACCTGCGGTTCCACCGCGGCGGTGTAGAGGGTGGCGATCTGCTCGATCAGTTCCTCGTCGCCGAGCCCGGCGGGATGCGCGAGCAGTCGCGAGGTGACATCGTCGCCCGGATCGGCCCGCGTCCGGCGCACCTGCTCCCGTAGCGCCGTGACCATGATCTCGGTCGCGACATCGGGATCCGCGGCCGTGTCGAAGCTCAGGGCGGCACCGGCCGCCAGCTGCTCGCCGATATCGGGGTCGATACCGAGCATCATCTCGATCGTGGTGCAGACCAGCGGGTAGACGTACTGCCCGATCAGCTCGGCCGCGCCGACCGTGCAGAACTCGTTGACCAGCGTCACCGCGATCTCCTCGACCGCGTTGTGCATGGCGGGCAGATCGACCGCGCCGAGGGCGTCACTACCGGCGGACCGGAACCGGCGATGGTCGGATCCCTCGGTGCGCAACGCGTTCGGGCGCCATCCCAGGGCGGACAGGACGGGGCTGGCCGCAGGGAGTCGGTCCTGCCAGCGCCGCGGATCGGCCGGAAAGTGCTCGGCCTCATCCAGAATCCGCATCGCCGTGTCGTAGCCGATCACGAGGGTGGCCGGAGTGCCCGGCGCGAGCTCCACCTCCGCGAGGGACGGGTGCCGTCGCCGCATCTCCCGGTAGGCGCGCCGCGCGTCGGCCGCGAAAGCAGCGGTGTAGATCGCGGTCCGGGGTCTGCCCGAGAAGGGTTGCGGCGCATGCGACGTCGTCACGACGAGAACTCCCATGGGTCGAGGTATGTGAAACACACAGCGATATCCCACGACCGGGGTGATGAATCCGCCGAAAGCCGAGTACGGTGACTCGCGCTCCCCCCTGTCGTTTGCCAAAACTCTCGATCAGAAGCTTATTTCGACTCCGATGCACGATAGCAGCGCCGGACGCACCGGGCGGGGCGGGCCCGCGAGGTTCAGCGGGGTTGTCCCGTCCTGCACCATCAGATATGCCACGGTTCGAGCCGGGCATCCGCCGCGCGCTGCGTGTGGTCCTGTTGTGAGCTGACGCTCGGAACCTGAGCACGGCGACGGCACCGCGGTGCGGGCGACTCGGAAGCGCGCCGAGGCGGGGGTCCACGTCCGGCGGCACCGGCCCGGTGGTGTGGCGGCGCACCGCTCACCATCGAAATATCCACCGGGCCGGTTCGTTTCGGACACCGTGGCCTGACCGGGGAAGTCAGCCGTTGACGATCGTGGCGCAGGCGAAGGTGATCGCGAACCTCGAGGTCGCCGGTCCGGCCGTCGGGTTCGACATGTCGGGCGCGGCCACGCCCTCGCCGGTGATCTTGTAGGTGTTGCCGTCCTTGACCACCGCGGCCGAGCCACCGGGTTGGCCGTTGCCGTATCCGACCGCGTAGGGCATTCCCGACGAGCCGCCCTTGGTGCCGCCGATGGCGACGGCCTGCACCGTGTTGTCGCCGGTGAGGGTGGCACTGATGCTCAGCTGCCCGTAGTTCGCGTTGTCGAGATCGACCATCGCCAGCGCGAGGGTGTCGCCCTGTTTCGCGCAGGTGGTGTCGAACTTTCCGGCCAGTTCCTTACCGTCGACCGATGCCGCCGACTTCCCGGAGGCCGCCGGGACCGCCGCCGAGGTCTGCGGCGACGCGGAGTTCCCCGGTGCCGCGCTGTCGCCGGAGTCGTCGCCACACGCGGCGACGGAGGCGACCAGGCCCACGGCAGCGAGCGCGGCGGCGGTGATACGGATCTGCTTGACGTTCACGATGTTCATTCCTTCGCTCCGATGTGCTCCGGCCCGGTGATCGGGCCGTCGAGAAGAATGCTGGCGGTCACCGCACGCCTACCGATCCCAGGTTCGTGCCACCCCCACCCGGGCCGAGTTCGGTTAACCTGGCCGAATGCGACGACCGCGCGCCATGGTGCTCGACGAGGTGTGGCGCGGAATCGATGGCGTCGAAGCGCTGAGCGGTGCGCAGGGCGCGCCGCTGCGCCGCACCGTCAAACTCGTGCTCGATCCGCTGGTGATCCGCCCGATTCAGCATCCGGCCTGCGCCGGGCCGATGGTGGACGCCGAGGGCGCCGCCCAGCTCGCGGCACGCCTGCACGCCGCGGCCGGGCAATTGCGCGCCACCGCGGCCTGGTTCACCCTCCTCAAACAGGTGCGCCGCACTCTGCGCATCACCGAGGGCCATCCGCAGGACCTCTACTTCCAGCGCTGCTTCGAACTGGCGACGGCCTTCGGATCGCCGGACCCCCTGCGTGATCGCGCCGTCGCGGAATCGGCACTAC
Encoded here:
- a CDS encoding cytochrome P450, producing MTTSHAPQPFSGRPRTAIYTAAFAADARRAYREMRRRHPSLAEVELAPGTPATLVIGYDTAMRILDEAEHFPADPRRWQDRLPAASPVLSALGWRPNALRTEGSDHRRFRSAGSDALGAVDLPAMHNAVEEIAVTLVNEFCTVGAAELIGQYVYPLVCTTIEMMLGIDPDIGEQLAAGAALSFDTAADPDVATEIMVTALREQVRRTRADPGDDVTSRLLAHPAGLGDEELIEQIATLYTAAVEPQVHLIANALLLLVTDEPVGGGLRDGSLSTRDALDRVLFDNPPLANYCARYPRQPMLIDGVWLPADEPVLVSIAACNDDPKVRGGERNGNRSHLAFGAGRHRCPAQSAAYRIAEDAVDQLLDAVPDARLQGCPGELLWRPGPFHRSLTALPVEFQPAPPLNPVRVGYAG
- a CDS encoding lipoprotein LpqH encodes the protein MNIVNVKQIRITAAALAAVGLVASVAACGDDSGDSAAPGNSASPQTSAAVPAASGKSAASVDGKELAGKFDTTCAKQGDTLALAMVDLDNANYGQLSISATLTGDNTVQAVAIGGTKGGSSGMPYAVGYGNGQPGGSAAVVKDGNTYKITGEGVAAPDMSNPTAGPATSRFAITFACATIVNG